The Pseudomonas kermanshahensis genome includes a window with the following:
- a CDS encoding curli assembly protein CsgF: MKTRIPRCIAACLLASACAAQATELVYTPVNPAFGGNPLNGTWLLNNAQAQNDYDDPDLKDRASAFSGTSALERFSNQLESRMLSQLLDNISNGSTGSMATDAFLIDVIDDSGALSIKVTDRATGEISIIEVSGLNP, translated from the coding sequence ATGAAAACCCGCATTCCCCGTTGCATCGCCGCCTGCCTGCTGGCCAGCGCCTGTGCTGCCCAGGCCACCGAGCTGGTGTACACCCCGGTCAACCCGGCCTTCGGCGGCAACCCGCTCAACGGCACCTGGTTGCTGAACAACGCCCAGGCGCAGAACGATTACGACGACCCCGACCTCAAGGACCGCGCGTCTGCCTTCTCGGGCACCTCGGCCCTGGAGCGCTTCAGCAATCAGCTGGAGTCGCGGATGTTGTCGCAGCTGCTGGACAACATCAGCAATGGCAGCACCGGAAGCATGGCCACCGATGCCTTCCTGATCGACGTTATCGACGATTCAGGGGCGCTGAGCATCAAGGTCACCGACCGCGCCACAGGAGAAATTTCGATCATTGAGGTCAGCGGCCTGAACCCCTGA
- a CDS encoding CsgG/HfaB family protein: MKRLLSTLLILTALGLQSGCSLREPMSAEQDSETPTLTPRASTYYDLINMPRPKGRLMAVVYGFRDQTGQYKPTPASSFSTSVTQGAASMLMDALSASGWFVVLEREGLQNLLTERKIIRASQKKPDVAENIMGELPPLQAANLMLEGGIIAYDTNVRSGGEGARYLGIDISREYRVDQVTVNLRAVDVRTGQVLANVMTSKTIYSVGRSAGVFKFIEFKKLLEAEVGYTTNEPAQLCVLSAIEAAVGHLLAQGIERRLWQVAGDGGDGKATVDKYLSQNQQP, from the coding sequence ATGAAACGTCTGCTGAGCACGCTGCTGATCCTCACCGCCCTTGGCCTGCAAAGTGGTTGCAGCCTGCGCGAACCCATGTCCGCCGAACAGGACTCGGAAACCCCGACCCTGACCCCGCGCGCCTCGACCTATTACGACCTGATCAACATGCCACGCCCTAAAGGCCGGCTGATGGCGGTGGTGTATGGCTTCCGCGACCAGACCGGGCAGTACAAACCCACCCCGGCCAGTTCGTTCTCGACCAGCGTCACCCAAGGCGCGGCGAGCATGCTGATGGACGCCCTGAGCGCCAGTGGCTGGTTCGTGGTGCTGGAGCGTGAAGGCCTGCAGAACCTGTTGACCGAACGCAAGATCATCCGCGCCTCGCAGAAGAAGCCGGATGTGGCAGAGAACATCATGGGCGAACTGCCGCCGTTGCAGGCCGCCAACCTGATGCTCGAAGGCGGCATCATCGCCTATGACACCAACGTGCGCAGTGGCGGGGAAGGGGCGCGTTACTTAGGCATAGACATCTCCCGCGAATACCGCGTCGACCAGGTGACCGTGAACCTGCGCGCAGTCGATGTGCGCACCGGGCAGGTGCTGGCCAACGTCATGACCAGCAAGACCATCTACTCGGTTGGGCGCAGTGCTGGGGTGTTCAAGTTCATCGAGTTCAAGAAGTTGCTGGAGGCGGAGGTGGGGTATACCACCAATGAGCCGGCGCAGCTGTGCGTGCTGTCGGCGATCGAGGCGGCGGTGGGGCATTTGCTGGCGCAGGGGATCGAGCGGCGGTTGTGGCAGGTGGCGGGGGATGGTGGGGATGGCAAGGCCACGGTGGACAAGTACCTGAGTCAGAATCAGCAGCCGTGA
- a CDS encoding RHS repeat-associated core domain-containing protein, with protein sequence MGALLLAVDGKNSVLKGTVTHSYSTYGFEDLTSKASLIGFNGEHRDGASGCDLLGRGRRAYSPVLMRFFSPDILSPFAEGGLNAYMYCGADPVNYWDPSAMMRGVTTAREKGHVNGRSQNGGKRSPLQNKAIDRGNKKSSGSSKVREKADASFSVGPEFWEALRKSEEATAYQIAEYMVDTYMAGPAAYGEGFPRFYLVSAIQYKIESPIHSMYGWSGVEKLVESGHYLNNKSAKESIEQYLKRMARYQKKILDSTAQSVNTVRAP encoded by the coding sequence ATGGGTGCGTTATTGCTGGCGGTGGATGGGAAAAACTCTGTACTGAAAGGAACAGTGACGCACTCCTACAGCACGTATGGGTTCGAAGATCTGACATCGAAAGCGTCGTTGATTGGTTTCAATGGTGAGCACCGTGATGGTGCTTCTGGGTGCGATTTACTAGGGCGTGGCAGGCGGGCTTATAGCCCCGTATTGATGCGTTTTTTCTCGCCTGACATCTTGAGTCCGTTCGCTGAAGGTGGTTTGAATGCTTATATGTACTGCGGCGCAGACCCCGTCAACTACTGGGATCCGAGTGCGATGATGAGGGGAGTGACTACTGCGCGAGAAAAAGGGCACGTCAACGGGCGTAGTCAAAACGGGGGAAAGCGTTCGCCCCTACAAAACAAGGCGATTGATCGCGGTAATAAAAAATCTTCAGGTTCATCGAAGGTGCGTGAAAAAGCGGATGCATCGTTTAGCGTAGGGCCAGAATTTTGGGAAGCGCTGAGGAAATCAGAGGAGGCGACGGCATACCAAATTGCGGAATATATGGTAGATACTTACATGGCTGGACCTGCAGCCTATGGAGAAGGCTTCCCCCGCTTTTACTTGGTGAGCGCTATTCAGTATAAGATTGAAAGTCCAATCCATAGTATGTATGGCTGGTCGGGTGTGGAGAAGCTTGTTGAGTCTGGACATTATCTTAATAATAAATCGGCTAAAGAATCGATTGAACAATACCTCAAACGTATGGCCAGATATCAAAAAAAAATATTAGATTCAACTGCCCAGTCTGTAAACACAGTGCGAGCCCCCTGA
- a CDS encoding sigma-54-dependent Fis family transcriptional regulator, with protein MARQLITNAQDPLHESRQARLKLASEGELPLGMLRDEIDASWRRSLGHGLDCLQGEQVGLGLEQGHDLRMLLERNRLLVDAVTPELDYLVSRQGKAGIIILGDAQANVLAIEGQTHVLSREGLRDLHPGSCWSESLRGTNAIGTAVVEGRPTLINCGEHYLDRLSPFSCTSVPLRDPRGEVIGVLDITREGVMAQPQDSLSTLMLAAGNIEGRLFGLCHPEQLVLAFHSRPQYLNSAWHGLLALSLDGEVLAANDSACQLLQVPRQDLIGRRSSDLLGERSPAFIARLWPGGVSSVQTAKGEFFFRALQLPRHGQLNSSVAVSKPALANTSPALDALAGGDPRLARNLRMARQGLGNGLPVLLLGETGTGKEVVARALHQDSPRADKPFVAVNCAAIPEGLIESELFGYREGAFTGSRRGGMVGRLMQAHGGTLFLDEIGDMPLALQARLLRVLQERRVAPLGAGDEQDIDVALICATHRDLKRLVLEQHFREDLYYRVNGVSLRLPALRERDDLAGIIQGLLDKSGAKGVSLDPAFSALLEGFDWPGNIRQLEMVVRTALAMREDGEQVLTLDHLTDCLLDELASGTTPSGSLKDNELELIRSALGRHQGNVSAAAEALGISRATLYRKLKQLRS; from the coding sequence ATGGCGCGACAACTAATAACAAACGCCCAAGACCCGCTACACGAATCCCGCCAGGCCCGGCTCAAGCTGGCCAGCGAAGGCGAGCTGCCACTGGGCATGCTGCGCGACGAGATCGACGCGTCCTGGCGCCGCAGCCTGGGCCATGGCCTGGACTGCCTGCAAGGCGAGCAGGTTGGCCTGGGGCTGGAGCAAGGCCATGACCTGCGCATGCTGTTGGAGCGCAACCGCTTGCTGGTCGATGCCGTCACCCCCGAGCTGGATTACCTGGTCTCGCGCCAGGGCAAGGCGGGCATCATCATCCTCGGTGATGCCCAGGCCAACGTGCTGGCCATCGAAGGCCAAACCCACGTGCTCAGCCGCGAAGGCCTGCGTGACCTGCACCCAGGCAGTTGCTGGAGCGAATCCCTGCGTGGCACCAATGCCATCGGCACGGCCGTGGTAGAAGGGCGGCCGACCTTGATCAACTGCGGTGAACACTACCTCGATCGCCTCAGCCCGTTCTCTTGCACCTCGGTGCCGCTGCGTGACCCGCGGGGCGAGGTGATCGGTGTGCTCGACATCACCCGCGAAGGCGTGATGGCGCAACCGCAGGACAGCCTGTCGACGCTGATGCTGGCAGCCGGCAACATCGAAGGCCGGCTGTTCGGCCTGTGCCACCCCGAGCAACTGGTGCTGGCCTTCCATAGCCGCCCGCAGTACCTCAACAGTGCCTGGCACGGTCTATTGGCACTGAGCCTGGACGGCGAAGTGCTGGCGGCCAACGACAGTGCCTGCCAATTGTTGCAGGTGCCGCGCCAGGACCTCATTGGCCGGCGTAGCAGCGACCTGCTCGGCGAGCGCTCGCCGGCCTTCATCGCCCGGCTTTGGCCGGGCGGTGTCAGCAGTGTGCAGACGGCCAAGGGCGAGTTCTTCTTCCGCGCGTTGCAACTGCCACGTCACGGGCAGTTGAACAGCAGCGTGGCGGTGAGCAAGCCGGCGCTGGCCAACACGTCACCGGCGCTCGATGCACTGGCCGGTGGCGACCCACGCCTGGCGCGCAATCTGCGTATGGCCCGCCAGGGCCTGGGCAATGGCTTGCCGGTACTGCTGCTGGGTGAGACCGGCACCGGCAAGGAAGTCGTCGCCCGGGCCCTGCACCAGGACAGCCCGCGGGCCGACAAGCCGTTTGTGGCGGTCAATTGCGCGGCCATTCCCGAAGGGCTGATCGAATCCGAACTGTTTGGCTACCGCGAAGGGGCGTTCACCGGCTCACGCCGTGGCGGCATGGTCGGGCGGCTGATGCAGGCCCATGGCGGCACGCTGTTCCTCGACGAGATCGGCGACATGCCGCTGGCCCTGCAGGCCAGGCTGTTGCGGGTACTGCAAGAGCGCCGCGTGGCGCCGCTGGGCGCGGGTGATGAGCAGGACATCGACGTGGCGCTGATCTGCGCCACCCACCGCGACCTCAAACGCCTGGTGCTTGAACAGCATTTTCGCGAAGACCTCTATTACCGGGTCAATGGCGTCTCGCTGCGCCTGCCGGCCCTGCGCGAGCGTGACGACTTGGCCGGGATCATCCAAGGGCTACTGGACAAGTCCGGCGCCAAGGGCGTGAGCCTGGACCCGGCATTCAGCGCCTTGCTCGAAGGCTTCGACTGGCCAGGCAACATCCGCCAGCTGGAGATGGTCGTGCGCACCGCGTTGGCCATGCGTGAGGACGGTGAGCAGGTGCTGACCCTCGATCACCTCACCGATTGCCTACTCGATGAACTGGCCAGCGGCACGACGCCGTCCGGCAGCCTCAAGGACAATGAACTGGAGCTGATTCGCAGCGCCCTGGGCCGCCACCAGGGCAACGTCTCGGCAGCCGCCGAGGCCCTGGGTATCAGCCGGGCGACGCTGTACCGCAAGCTCAAGCAGTTGCGTAGCTGA
- a CDS encoding ABC transporter ATP-binding protein yields MGGLFARLVETSDPVLMRQALAWLYGFVRPHRRAIGVLLGLSLGASLLALAQPWLVKTLIDEGLLAKDYQTLWHMAAIMITAGLLGTVLAGVNRYLHTRLSGRILFALRDDLYRHLQQLSPTFYGRRRIGDILSRLDGDVAEIQRFAVDSLFSAVSAVIGLIGAVALMLMLSWQLSLLLALLIPLEVLWLRWMRRKVEREVRSLRERSADVSSFLVETLPAMKFIQAAGQQAREAGRLDQLGQGYMSQLLKVQVTEFFTQAIPGTLTSWCRACAFLVGGWWVIQGTWQLGALIAFSTYMGMAVGPVQSLLGLYVAVQRMAVSLGRVMELKQEAVAVRQVDTPQPIPDGPGELRLEALHFAHDGRQGAVLSDVNICVPGGLKVAISGASGVGKSTLIDLLQRFYDPDAGRILLDGTDLRELDLAALRRRIAVVSQDIVLFRGTLAQNLAYGVPEASRAELERVVRLARLDSLVESLPLGLDGLLGERGQQLSGGQKQRIAIARAVLQAPAILVLDEATSAVDEATEREVIAAIDQLFAGRTRILISHRASTLADADLHLHLHDGQLKVLLQEAIKHGQ; encoded by the coding sequence ATGGGGGGGTTGTTCGCAAGGCTGGTGGAGACCAGCGACCCTGTCCTCATGCGTCAGGCGTTGGCCTGGCTGTATGGTTTTGTCCGCCCCCATCGACGCGCCATCGGTGTGCTGCTGGGCTTGTCCTTGGGCGCGTCGCTGCTGGCCCTGGCGCAACCCTGGCTGGTCAAGACACTGATCGACGAAGGCCTGTTGGCCAAGGACTACCAGACCCTCTGGCACATGGCGGCGATCATGATCACTGCGGGCCTGCTGGGCACCGTGCTGGCCGGGGTCAACCGCTACCTGCATACGCGATTGTCCGGGCGCATTCTGTTCGCGCTGCGTGATGACCTTTACCGCCACCTGCAACAGTTGTCGCCCACTTTTTACGGGCGGCGGCGCATCGGCGATATCCTTTCGCGGCTGGATGGCGACGTCGCCGAAATCCAGCGCTTTGCCGTGGACTCGCTGTTTTCAGCGGTGTCTGCCGTGATCGGCTTGATAGGTGCGGTGGCCTTGATGCTGATGTTGTCTTGGCAGCTGTCGCTGTTGCTGGCGCTGCTGATCCCGCTCGAGGTGCTGTGGTTGCGCTGGATGCGGCGCAAGGTCGAGCGCGAGGTGCGCAGCTTGCGTGAGCGCTCGGCCGATGTCTCGTCGTTTCTGGTCGAGACGCTGCCGGCCATGAAGTTCATTCAGGCGGCTGGCCAGCAGGCTCGGGAAGCCGGGCGCCTGGACCAGTTGGGCCAGGGCTACATGAGCCAGTTGCTCAAGGTGCAGGTGACCGAGTTCTTTACCCAGGCGATACCCGGCACGCTGACCTCCTGGTGCCGCGCCTGCGCTTTTTTGGTCGGCGGCTGGTGGGTGATCCAAGGTACCTGGCAACTGGGCGCGCTGATCGCGTTTTCCACCTACATGGGCATGGCGGTCGGGCCGGTGCAAAGCCTGTTGGGCTTGTATGTGGCGGTGCAGCGCATGGCCGTGAGCTTGGGCCGGGTAATGGAGCTTAAGCAAGAAGCCGTTGCCGTGCGCCAGGTGGACACGCCACAGCCGATACCAGACGGGCCAGGTGAATTGCGCCTGGAGGCCTTGCACTTCGCCCATGACGGGCGCCAAGGCGCGGTGCTGAGCGACGTGAATATCTGCGTACCGGGTGGCCTGAAGGTCGCCATCAGCGGCGCCTCTGGCGTCGGCAAGTCGACCTTGATCGATCTGCTGCAACGGTTCTACGACCCGGACGCTGGGCGCATCCTGTTGGATGGCACCGACCTGCGCGAACTCGACCTGGCGGCGCTGCGTCGGCGCATTGCCGTGGTCAGCCAGGACATCGTGCTGTTCCGTGGCACCCTGGCGCAGAACCTTGCCTACGGGGTGCCCGAAGCCAGCCGTGCGGAACTTGAACGGGTGGTGCGCCTGGCGCGCCTGGACAGCCTGGTCGAAAGCCTGCCGTTGGGGCTGGACGGGCTGTTGGGCGAGCGTGGCCAGCAGCTGTCTGGCGGTCAGAAGCAACGTATCGCCATTGCCCGCGCGGTGTTGCAGGCCCCTGCGATCCTGGTGCTGGACGAGGCCACGTCGGCGGTAGACGAAGCGACCGAGCGCGAAGTGATCGCGGCCATCGACCAGCTGTTTGCCGGGCGCACGCGCATTCTGATCAGCCACCGAGCCTCGACCCTCGCCGATGCTGACTTGCATTTGCACCTGCATGATGGGCAACTGAAGGTGTTGCTCCAGGAGGCCATCAAGCATGGGCAATGA